The following proteins are encoded in a genomic region of Triticum dicoccoides isolate Atlit2015 ecotype Zavitan chromosome 1B, WEW_v2.0, whole genome shotgun sequence:
- the LOC119348964 gene encoding uncharacterized protein LOC119348964: MTSMVEKLASLDPLAKAAGGVAWELLPMVQPVRTPFTSCSGRRCGLTTARSCWAACTTEMARWSTCLRSRFILFWWRTIQGRGEENLPGDNVLRAAATSQVGWARPGPS, translated from the exons ATGACGTCCATGGTGGAGAAGCTCGCGTCCCTGGATCCGCTCGCCAAGGCGGCAGGTGGCGTCGCTTGGGAGTTGCTGCCCATGGTGCAACCAGTGCGGACTCCGTTCACGTCTTGCTCAGGCAGGCGCTGCGGGCTGACGACCGCGCGGAGCTGCTGGGCTGCCTGTACAACAGAGATGGCAAG GTGGAGTACTTGCTTGAGGTCCAGGTTCATCCTCTTCTGGTGGAGAACAATTCAG GGGCGAGGCGAGGAGAACTTGCCTGGAGACAACGTGCTGCGTGCGGCAGcgacgagccaggtgggctgggcacgGCCAGGACCAAGCTGA
- the LOC119348965 gene encoding translation initiation factor IF-2-like isoform X2 — MVERSISPLEHWESYHSLSTAMDSKVLLTVRSLNSPLSGVYMLAWHQKKEDVVGLKAPKREKRVRKETRSQPPVEAPYVAPKPKLTKPAPDKIVEIFDGMTLRDLSKRSGATINALQSILADLGERVESEFDSITIDLAELVGMELGVNIRRMHTGEGTVEPRPAVVTVMGHVDHGKTSLLDSLRQTSVAAKEAGGITQHIGAFVVEMQSGASLTFLDTPGHAAFSAMRARGAAVTDIVVLVVAADDGVMPQTLEAMSHAKVANVPIVVAINKCDKSGADPERVRIQLGSEGLLLEDMGGDVQVVEISALSKLGLDKLEEALLLQAEIMDLKARTDGPAQAFVVEARVDRGRGPLATTIVKSGTLVSGQYIVVGAEWGRIRSLRDTAGKVTESAKPAMPVEIEGLRGLPMAGDDVVVVDSEERARMLSQGRKKKQEKDRLRKIDENMTEEAEIGEETPERVEMPIIVKADVQGSVQAVTDALRSLNSPQVFVNVIHVGVGPVSEHDIDLAQACRACIVGFNVRDPPSAITLGATQANIKILLHKVIYHLLEEMGRLIVEKAPGTAETQISGEAEVLNIFELKGRSKSKGPDIKIAGCRITDGRFSRTGTMRLLRSGDVVFEGPCSSLKREKQDADTLDKGTDCGLVIEDCDEYQVGDTIQCLEQVIRKPKFISTQSGAVRIEC, encoded by the exons AGTTTGTCCACGGCAATGGACTCCAAGGTGCTGCTAACTGTACGGTCTTTAAACAGTCCACTATCAG GTGTGTATATGTTGGCATGGCACCAGAAAAAGGAGGATGTTGTTGGGCTAAAAGCACCGAAAAGGGAGAAGCGAGTGAGAAAGGAAACTAGGAGTCAACCTCCTGTAGAAGCGCCATATGTAGCACCAAAACCAAAGCTGACCAAACCAGCGCCAGATAAAATTGTTGAAATTTTTGATGGGATGACATTGCGTGACCTATCTAAACGATCTGGTGCAACCATCAATGCGCTTCAAAGCATACTTGCAGATCTTGGCGAAAGGGTTGAATCAGAATTCGACTCTATTACCATCGATCTAGCTGAGCTAGTGGGTATG GAACTTGGTGTTAATATCAGAAGAATGCACACAGGTGAAGGCACAGTTGAACCACGGCCTGCTGTTGTAACAGTTATGGGTCATGTTGATCATGGTAAAACATCGCTTCTGGATTCCCTACGGCAAACATCTGTTGCTGCTAAAGAAGCTGGTGGGATCACTCAGCATATAGGTGCCTTTGTTGTTGAGATGCAATCTGGAGCCTCTCTCACATTTCTTGATACACCAGGGCATGCTGCATTTAGTGCTATGCGGGCTAGAGGTGCAGCTGTCACAGATATTGTAGTGCTTGTGGTTGCAGCAGATGATGGTGTGATGCCTCAAACACTTGAAGCTATGTCGCATGCAAAAGTAGCAAATGTTCCAATTGTAGTCGCCATAAACAAATGTGACAAATCTGGAGCTGACCCTGAGAGGGTCAGAATTCAGCTTGGTTCTGAAGGATTGCTTTTGGAGGATATGGGTGGTGATGTACAGGTTGTTGAAATTTCTGCATTATCGAAACTTGGTTTGGATAAATTGGAAGAGGCTTTGCTCCTTCAGGCCGAGATAATGGACCTGAAAGCCAGAACAGATGGGCCTGCTCAAGCTTTTGTGGTGGAGGCAAGGGTGGACAGGGGCAGGGGACCACTTGCAACAACTATAGTTAAGTCCGGCACATTAGTTAGTGGACAATACATTGTTGTGGGTGCAGAGTGGGGAAGAATTAGATCACTTAGAGACACGGCAGGGAAAGTAACAGAGTCCGCAAAACCCGCCATGCCTGTTGAGATTGAGGGGCTGAGGGGCCTCCCAATGGCTGGGGATGATGTAGTTGTTGTTGACTCCGAGGAAAGGGCAAGAATGCTTAGTCAAGGGCGGAAGAAGAAACAGGAGAAAGATAGGCTTCGGAAGATTGATGAAAACATGACAGAGGAGGCAGAAATTGGAGAAGAGACTCCTGAAAGAGTTGAGATGCCCATAATTGTCAAAGCTGATGTACAGGGCAGTGTTCAAGCAGTTACGGATGCCTTAAGAAGTCTTAATAGCCCACAG GTGTTTGTGAATGTTATTCATGTTGGCGTCGGCCCAGTAAGTGAACATGACATTGATCTGGCACAAGCATGCCGAGCATGCATAGTTGGTTTCAACGTTCGCGATCCACCGAGTGCGATTACTCTAGGAGCAACACAAGCCAACATAAAG ATTTTGCTGCACAAGGTGATTTACCATCTCCTTGAGGAAATGGGAAGGCTGATTGTGGAGAAGGCACCAGGGACTGCTGAAACCCAAATTTCAGGGGAGGCTGAGGTTCTGAACATATTCGAGCTGAAAGGGCGTAGCAAGTCAAAAGGGCCAGACATCAAGATTGCTGGCTGCCGGATAACCGATGGGCGCTTTAGCAGAACTGGAACCATGAGACTGTTGAGAAGCGGAGACGTCGTCTTTGAGGGTCCGTGTTCTTCGCTGAAGCGAGAGAAGCAGGATGCTGACACGCTCGACAAGGGTACCGACTGTGGATTGGTGATTGAGGATTGCGACGAATACCAGGTCGGGGATACCATCCAGTGCTTGGAGCAGGTGATCAGGAAGCCCAAGTTCATATCGACACAAAGCGGTGCAGTCCGTATAGAGTGCTGA
- the LOC119348965 gene encoding translation initiation factor IF-2-like isoform X1 produces the protein MMAWRMLRRKDVYTGLVNLALRLDHGGTKHFATGTLGKLPQFVHGNGLQGAANCTVFKQSTIRNFHAGVYMLAWHQKKEDVVGLKAPKREKRVRKETRSQPPVEAPYVAPKPKLTKPAPDKIVEIFDGMTLRDLSKRSGATINALQSILADLGERVESEFDSITIDLAELVGMELGVNIRRMHTGEGTVEPRPAVVTVMGHVDHGKTSLLDSLRQTSVAAKEAGGITQHIGAFVVEMQSGASLTFLDTPGHAAFSAMRARGAAVTDIVVLVVAADDGVMPQTLEAMSHAKVANVPIVVAINKCDKSGADPERVRIQLGSEGLLLEDMGGDVQVVEISALSKLGLDKLEEALLLQAEIMDLKARTDGPAQAFVVEARVDRGRGPLATTIVKSGTLVSGQYIVVGAEWGRIRSLRDTAGKVTESAKPAMPVEIEGLRGLPMAGDDVVVVDSEERARMLSQGRKKKQEKDRLRKIDENMTEEAEIGEETPERVEMPIIVKADVQGSVQAVTDALRSLNSPQVFVNVIHVGVGPVSEHDIDLAQACRACIVGFNVRDPPSAITLGATQANIKILLHKVIYHLLEEMGRLIVEKAPGTAETQISGEAEVLNIFELKGRSKSKGPDIKIAGCRITDGRFSRTGTMRLLRSGDVVFEGPCSSLKREKQDADTLDKGTDCGLVIEDCDEYQVGDTIQCLEQVIRKPKFISTQSGAVRIEC, from the exons AGTTTGTCCACGGCAATGGACTCCAAGGTGCTGCTAACTGTACGGTCTTTAAACAGTCCACTATCAG GAATTTTCATGCAGGTGTGTATATGTTGGCATGGCACCAGAAAAAGGAGGATGTTGTTGGGCTAAAAGCACCGAAAAGGGAGAAGCGAGTGAGAAAGGAAACTAGGAGTCAACCTCCTGTAGAAGCGCCATATGTAGCACCAAAACCAAAGCTGACCAAACCAGCGCCAGATAAAATTGTTGAAATTTTTGATGGGATGACATTGCGTGACCTATCTAAACGATCTGGTGCAACCATCAATGCGCTTCAAAGCATACTTGCAGATCTTGGCGAAAGGGTTGAATCAGAATTCGACTCTATTACCATCGATCTAGCTGAGCTAGTGGGTATG GAACTTGGTGTTAATATCAGAAGAATGCACACAGGTGAAGGCACAGTTGAACCACGGCCTGCTGTTGTAACAGTTATGGGTCATGTTGATCATGGTAAAACATCGCTTCTGGATTCCCTACGGCAAACATCTGTTGCTGCTAAAGAAGCTGGTGGGATCACTCAGCATATAGGTGCCTTTGTTGTTGAGATGCAATCTGGAGCCTCTCTCACATTTCTTGATACACCAGGGCATGCTGCATTTAGTGCTATGCGGGCTAGAGGTGCAGCTGTCACAGATATTGTAGTGCTTGTGGTTGCAGCAGATGATGGTGTGATGCCTCAAACACTTGAAGCTATGTCGCATGCAAAAGTAGCAAATGTTCCAATTGTAGTCGCCATAAACAAATGTGACAAATCTGGAGCTGACCCTGAGAGGGTCAGAATTCAGCTTGGTTCTGAAGGATTGCTTTTGGAGGATATGGGTGGTGATGTACAGGTTGTTGAAATTTCTGCATTATCGAAACTTGGTTTGGATAAATTGGAAGAGGCTTTGCTCCTTCAGGCCGAGATAATGGACCTGAAAGCCAGAACAGATGGGCCTGCTCAAGCTTTTGTGGTGGAGGCAAGGGTGGACAGGGGCAGGGGACCACTTGCAACAACTATAGTTAAGTCCGGCACATTAGTTAGTGGACAATACATTGTTGTGGGTGCAGAGTGGGGAAGAATTAGATCACTTAGAGACACGGCAGGGAAAGTAACAGAGTCCGCAAAACCCGCCATGCCTGTTGAGATTGAGGGGCTGAGGGGCCTCCCAATGGCTGGGGATGATGTAGTTGTTGTTGACTCCGAGGAAAGGGCAAGAATGCTTAGTCAAGGGCGGAAGAAGAAACAGGAGAAAGATAGGCTTCGGAAGATTGATGAAAACATGACAGAGGAGGCAGAAATTGGAGAAGAGACTCCTGAAAGAGTTGAGATGCCCATAATTGTCAAAGCTGATGTACAGGGCAGTGTTCAAGCAGTTACGGATGCCTTAAGAAGTCTTAATAGCCCACAG GTGTTTGTGAATGTTATTCATGTTGGCGTCGGCCCAGTAAGTGAACATGACATTGATCTGGCACAAGCATGCCGAGCATGCATAGTTGGTTTCAACGTTCGCGATCCACCGAGTGCGATTACTCTAGGAGCAACACAAGCCAACATAAAG ATTTTGCTGCACAAGGTGATTTACCATCTCCTTGAGGAAATGGGAAGGCTGATTGTGGAGAAGGCACCAGGGACTGCTGAAACCCAAATTTCAGGGGAGGCTGAGGTTCTGAACATATTCGAGCTGAAAGGGCGTAGCAAGTCAAAAGGGCCAGACATCAAGATTGCTGGCTGCCGGATAACCGATGGGCGCTTTAGCAGAACTGGAACCATGAGACTGTTGAGAAGCGGAGACGTCGTCTTTGAGGGTCCGTGTTCTTCGCTGAAGCGAGAGAAGCAGGATGCTGACACGCTCGACAAGGGTACCGACTGTGGATTGGTGATTGAGGATTGCGACGAATACCAGGTCGGGGATACCATCCAGTGCTTGGAGCAGGTGATCAGGAAGCCCAAGTTCATATCGACACAAAGCGGTGCAGTCCGTATAGAGTGCTGA